The Elusimicrobiota bacterium genome window below encodes:
- the glmU gene encoding bifunctional UDP-N-acetylglucosamine diphosphorylase/glucosamine-1-phosphate N-acetyltransferase GlmU, with protein MTNTKAQSLGVLILAAGQGTRMVSDLPKVLHPIGGRPMIAYLLRLANALKPAGIAMVVGHGEEQVRKAVADGAKAWGLSRPVTFIRQKQQNGSGAAVVESLPFIKKYQTALVMCGDSPLLTFDTVYALVNNHARDKAQVTLLTARMPSPKGYGRIVRTPMGEVLRIVEESHLAGKETLINEVNSGTYCFETGLLVDALKELKPQGPKGERYLTDALESMRRKGGRVLAHVTANPDEVLGINTRLQLAQAERVVNRRTVDRLMLSGVTVTDPAHVYVDADVEVGQDTLILPGTVLRGKTRIGRQCRIGPFSLLEDAAIGNESSVAFSQVVSARVLEKCSIGPFSNIRPDSVIGPRAKVGNFSEIKNAKIGFGSKVPHLSYVGDAELAEDVNIGAGTITCNYDGVEKHKTIIGAKAFIGSNVNLVAPVRIGRGAKVGAGSTITEDVPEGALALARAQQVNKMRKPGA; from the coding sequence ATGACCAACACGAAAGCGCAATCGCTCGGCGTCCTCATCCTCGCGGCCGGACAAGGCACGCGGATGGTCTCCGACCTCCCGAAGGTCCTGCACCCCATCGGCGGACGGCCGATGATCGCCTACCTCCTGCGCCTGGCCAACGCGCTCAAGCCCGCGGGCATCGCGATGGTGGTCGGGCACGGCGAGGAGCAGGTGCGCAAGGCGGTCGCCGACGGCGCGAAGGCCTGGGGGCTCTCCCGGCCGGTGACCTTCATCCGCCAGAAGCAGCAGAACGGCTCGGGCGCGGCCGTCGTCGAATCCCTCCCCTTCATCAAGAAGTACCAGACCGCCCTCGTCATGTGCGGGGACTCCCCGCTGCTGACCTTCGACACGGTCTACGCTCTCGTCAACAACCACGCCCGCGACAAGGCGCAGGTCACCCTGCTCACCGCGCGCATGCCCAGCCCCAAGGGCTACGGCCGCATCGTGCGCACGCCGATGGGCGAGGTCCTGCGCATCGTCGAGGAGTCGCACCTCGCGGGCAAGGAGACCCTCATCAACGAGGTGAACTCCGGGACCTACTGCTTCGAGACCGGACTCCTCGTGGACGCGCTCAAGGAGCTCAAGCCCCAGGGTCCCAAGGGCGAGCGCTACCTGACCGACGCCCTCGAGTCGATGCGCCGCAAGGGCGGCCGCGTGCTCGCCCACGTGACGGCGAACCCCGACGAGGTCCTCGGCATCAACACCCGGCTCCAGCTCGCGCAGGCCGAGCGCGTCGTCAACCGCCGCACCGTGGACCGGCTCATGCTCTCCGGGGTGACGGTCACCGACCCCGCCCACGTCTACGTCGACGCCGACGTCGAGGTCGGCCAGGACACGCTCATCCTCCCCGGGACCGTCCTGCGCGGGAAGACCCGCATCGGGCGCCAGTGCCGCATCGGCCCCTTCAGCCTCCTCGAGGACGCGGCGATCGGCAACGAGTCGAGCGTCGCCTTCTCCCAGGTCGTCTCGGCGCGGGTCCTCGAGAAGTGCTCGATCGGCCCCTTCTCCAACATCCGTCCCGACAGCGTCATCGGCCCCCGCGCGAAGGTCGGCAACTTCAGCGAGATCAAGAACGCGAAGATCGGCTTCGGCTCGAAGGTCCCGCACCTGAGCTACGTCGGCGACGCGGAGCTCGCCGAGGACGTCAACATCGGGGCCGGCACGATCACCTGCAACTACGACGGCGTCGAGAAGCACAAGACGATCATCGGGGCGAAGGCCTTCATCGGCTCGAACGTGAACCTCGTCGCCCCGGTCCGCATCGGGCGCGGCGCCAAGGTCGGCGCCGGCTCGACGATCACCGAGGACGTGCCCGAAGGAGCGCTCGCGCTCGCCCGGGCCCAGCAGGTCAACAAGATGCGCAAGCCGGGGGCTTGA
- the pth gene encoding aminoacyl-tRNA hydrolase encodes MIRLVVGLGNPGPEYAATRHNVGYRTVDLLAGEAGASWKPSPAGEGLCAEARLGDRPVRLAKALTYMNASGEMVGAAARFWKIPPAEVLIVSDDIDLPLGRIRIRLKGSSGGQRGLESVLSHLGTREVPRVRLGVGPKPAQIDAASFVLGRFRPDEREAGDGMIARAAEAVAAACSDGIEKAMNRYNPAEGEAA; translated from the coding sequence ATGATACGCCTCGTCGTCGGCCTCGGGAACCCCGGGCCGGAGTACGCCGCGACCCGCCACAACGTCGGCTACCGCACCGTCGACCTCCTCGCCGGCGAGGCCGGGGCTTCCTGGAAGCCCTCTCCCGCCGGCGAAGGCCTGTGCGCCGAGGCCCGTCTCGGGGACCGCCCGGTCCGTCTGGCCAAGGCGCTCACCTACATGAACGCCTCCGGGGAGATGGTCGGAGCCGCCGCGCGCTTCTGGAAGATCCCTCCCGCCGAGGTCCTCATCGTCTCCGACGACATCGACCTGCCGCTGGGCCGCATCCGCATCCGCCTGAAGGGCTCCTCCGGCGGTCAGCGGGGGCTCGAATCCGTGCTCTCCCATCTGGGGACCCGCGAGGTCCCGCGCGTACGCCTCGGCGTGGGCCCCAAGCCCGCGCAGATCGACGCGGCCTCCTTCGTGCTGGGACGCTTCCGTCCCGACGAGCGGGAGGCGGGCGACGGGATGATCGCGCGCGCCGCCGAGGCCGTGGCGGCCGCCTGTTCCGACGGGATCGAGAAGGCCATGAACCGCTACAACCCCGCCGAGGGAGAGGCCGCGTGA
- a CDS encoding 50S ribosomal protein L25: MAEIELKVQLRSDKGSKKALTDLRKNSLIPGIVYGGKGGNTQVVVGEKELLTALKKGGKNVLLRLKHDKGEDTVIVKELQRHVVTSRPIHADFQRVSLTEKIDVKIRIVTVGEAPGVKLQGGIQEQVLRELKVRCFPNAIPEQVQVDVSKLNINETLYVSDLQIPEGVEVVEDPKHIVVHIVIPAAEEEKPAEDAVPGAAEPEVIAKGKKDEDEEGAAPAKDAKGAPAGKADAKPAGKAEAGKKDDKK; this comes from the coding sequence ATGGCAGAGATCGAACTGAAGGTCCAGCTGAGGTCCGACAAGGGCAGCAAGAAAGCCCTCACGGACCTGCGCAAGAATTCCCTCATCCCCGGCATCGTCTACGGCGGCAAGGGCGGGAACACCCAGGTCGTCGTCGGCGAGAAGGAGCTCCTCACCGCCCTCAAGAAGGGCGGCAAGAACGTCCTGCTCCGCCTCAAGCACGACAAAGGCGAGGACACCGTCATCGTCAAGGAGCTCCAGCGGCACGTCGTGACGAGCCGTCCGATCCACGCGGACTTCCAGCGCGTCTCGCTCACCGAGAAGATCGACGTCAAGATCCGCATCGTGACCGTCGGCGAGGCCCCGGGCGTGAAGCTCCAGGGCGGCATCCAGGAGCAGGTCCTGCGCGAGCTCAAGGTGCGCTGCTTCCCCAACGCCATCCCCGAGCAGGTCCAGGTCGACGTCTCCAAGCTCAACATCAACGAGACCCTCTACGTCTCGGACCTGCAGATCCCCGAGGGCGTCGAGGTCGTCGAGGACCCGAAGCACATCGTGGTCCACATCGTCATCCCGGCCGCCGAGGAAGAGAAGCCGGCCGAGGACGCCGTCCCCGGAGCCGCCGAGCCCGAGGTCATCGCCAAGGGCAAGAAGGACGAGGACGAGGAAGGCGCCGCACCCGCGAAGGACGCCAAGGGCGCCCCCGCTGGGAAGGCCGATGCCAAGCCCGCGGGCAAGGCCGAGGCCGGCAAGAAGGACGACAAGAAGTAA
- a CDS encoding SpoVG family protein, producing MEITEIRVHIREEDKLKAFVTVTFDGCFVVRNMKIVEGSKGLLLCMPSRKLPNGAYKDIAHPISMEFRKLLEDKVMAAYQEELKNPQRVPDGEHE from the coding sequence ATGGAGATCACCGAGATCCGGGTCCACATCCGCGAAGAGGACAAGTTGAAGGCCTTCGTGACGGTGACCTTCGACGGCTGCTTCGTCGTGCGGAACATGAAGATCGTCGAAGGCAGCAAGGGGCTGCTGTTGTGCATGCCCTCGCGCAAGCTGCCCAACGGCGCGTACAAGGACATCGCGCATCCGATTTCGATGGAGTTCAGGAAATTGCTCGAGGACAAGGTGATGGCGGCGTACCAGGAAGAGCTCAAGAACCCGCAGCGCGTCCCCGACGGGGAGCACGAATGA
- a CDS encoding HAMP domain-containing sensor histidine kinase has product MAENLEQKTAAYLTHELRAPLTSIRCALETIKDCEERLPADERQMLDIALRNTERLKNLIDDILDLSKLQAGRMRVFPVPCDPRALAAEAVESLSPLARKKGIDLALEVSPPCAAVDADPRRTVQVLINLLSNALKFTPAGGRVRVRVEAGKGDRAGYALFSVSDTGCGIAAGDLPRVFRFFSQAAAGERRMEGTGLGLAISRSMVELQGGEIGVESEPGKGSTFSFTLPTHIALEEKDPQPRPAAERA; this is encoded by the coding sequence ATGGCAGAGAACCTCGAACAGAAGACGGCGGCCTACCTCACGCACGAGCTCCGCGCGCCCCTGACCTCCATCCGCTGCGCCCTGGAAACGATCAAGGACTGCGAGGAGCGTCTTCCGGCCGACGAGCGACAGATGCTCGACATCGCCCTGCGCAACACGGAGCGGCTCAAGAACCTCATCGACGACATCCTCGACCTCTCCAAACTGCAGGCCGGCCGCATGCGCGTCTTCCCCGTCCCCTGCGACCCCCGCGCCCTGGCGGCCGAGGCGGTCGAAAGCCTCTCCCCGCTCGCGCGCAAGAAAGGCATCGACCTCGCGCTCGAGGTCTCGCCCCCCTGCGCGGCCGTGGACGCGGACCCGCGGCGCACGGTGCAGGTCCTCATCAACCTCCTCTCCAACGCGCTCAAGTTCACGCCGGCGGGCGGCCGGGTGCGGGTGCGCGTCGAAGCGGGCAAGGGGGACCGGGCGGGCTATGCGCTCTTCAGCGTCAGCGACACCGGCTGCGGCATCGCCGCCGGAGACCTGCCCCGGGTGTTCCGCTTCTTCAGCCAGGCGGCGGCGGGCGAAAGGCGGATGGAAGGGACGGGGCTCGGGCTGGCCATCTCGCGCTCGATGGTGGAGCTGCAGGGAGGCGAGATCGGCGTCGAGAGCGAACCGGGGAAAGGGTCGACCTTCTCCTTCACCCTGCCGACGCACATCGCCCTCGAGGAGAAGGACCCTCAGCCGCGGCCCGCGGCCGAGCGCGCCTGA
- a CDS encoding GNAT family N-acetyltransferase: protein MALLEPRVVELKDGRKAVVRHLEPADAPRLPDFMERIAVETTHTMMYVGRRFELKELEARLQRTHRCPASLDAGVFHDEVLVGALLLTPENQNHPWIRHCASFGMMLLKDYWGQGLGRRLLALMEEHAARRGLRRIEAAVRVENSRGMALYLSAGYRVEGLRRSAAYIDGRFEDEYVIAKLL, encoded by the coding sequence ATGGCCCTCCTCGAGCCCCGCGTCGTCGAGCTCAAGGACGGCCGCAAGGCCGTCGTGCGGCACCTCGAGCCCGCGGACGCCCCGCGCCTGCCGGATTTCATGGAGCGCATCGCGGTGGAGACGACCCACACGATGATGTACGTCGGCCGCCGTTTCGAACTGAAGGAGCTCGAGGCGCGGCTGCAGCGGACCCATAGATGCCCCGCGTCCCTCGACGCCGGGGTCTTCCACGACGAGGTCCTGGTGGGGGCCCTCCTCCTCACCCCGGAGAACCAGAACCACCCCTGGATCCGCCACTGCGCCAGCTTCGGCATGATGCTCCTCAAGGACTACTGGGGGCAGGGGCTCGGCCGCCGGCTCCTGGCGCTCATGGAGGAGCACGCCGCGCGCCGGGGCCTGCGCCGCATCGAGGCGGCGGTCCGCGTCGAGAACTCCCGCGGCATGGCCCTCTACCTCAGCGCCGGCTACCGCGTCGAAGGGCTGCGGCGCTCCGCGGCCTACATCGACGGTCGCTTCGAAGACGAGTACGTCATCGCGAAGCTCCTGTAG
- a CDS encoding ribose-phosphate pyrophosphokinase: MTDAKPGIAVNPEARTIVRPEGVLTSAQKSGLRLFSGNANRPLADRIAEYLGVPLGRADVGRFADGEINVHIQENVRGRDCYVIQSTGRPVNENLMELLVMIDALRRASAGRITAVIPYFGYARADRKTQPRVPISAKLVANLITEAGAQRMVTVDLHAGQIQGFFDIPVDHLIAAPVFLDYLRGKGLKDVVCVSPDVGGVERARAFAKRLSAGLVIIDKRRPKPNIASVYNVIGDVEGKVAVLFDDMVDTGGTLTKVASKLRERGATKILATCVHGVLSGNARELIEQSEIEELLVTDTLPFQAEPGGKILQLSIAPLVGEAIRRNHCGESISELFV; the protein is encoded by the coding sequence ATGACCGACGCAAAGCCGGGAATCGCCGTGAACCCCGAGGCGCGCACCATCGTGCGGCCCGAGGGCGTACTGACGTCGGCCCAGAAGTCCGGCCTGCGCCTCTTCAGCGGCAACGCGAACCGTCCCCTCGCCGACCGCATCGCCGAGTATCTCGGCGTGCCCCTCGGACGGGCCGACGTCGGACGCTTCGCCGACGGCGAGATCAACGTCCACATCCAGGAGAACGTCCGCGGCCGCGACTGCTACGTCATCCAGTCCACCGGGCGCCCCGTCAACGAGAATCTGATGGAGCTGCTGGTGATGATCGACGCCCTGCGGCGCGCCAGCGCGGGCCGCATCACCGCCGTCATCCCCTACTTCGGCTACGCCCGCGCCGACCGCAAGACCCAGCCGCGCGTGCCGATCTCGGCGAAGCTCGTCGCCAACCTCATCACCGAGGCGGGCGCCCAGCGCATGGTCACGGTGGACCTCCACGCCGGGCAGATCCAGGGCTTCTTCGACATCCCCGTCGACCACCTCATCGCCGCGCCGGTCTTCCTCGACTATCTCCGCGGCAAGGGGCTCAAGGACGTCGTCTGCGTCTCTCCCGACGTGGGCGGCGTCGAGCGCGCCCGCGCGTTCGCCAAGCGCCTTTCGGCCGGCCTCGTCATCATCGACAAGCGGCGTCCCAAGCCCAACATCGCCTCCGTCTACAACGTCATCGGCGACGTCGAGGGCAAGGTCGCCGTGCTCTTCGACGACATGGTCGACACCGGCGGGACGCTCACGAAGGTCGCCTCGAAGCTGCGCGAGCGGGGGGCGACGAAGATCCTCGCCACCTGCGTGCACGGGGTCCTCTCCGGGAACGCCCGCGAGCTCATCGAGCAGTCGGAGATCGAGGAGCTGCTCGTCACCGATACGCTTCCGTTCCAGGCCGAGCCCGGGGGGAAGATCCTCCAGCTCTCCATCGCCCCGCTCGTCGGCGAGGCCATCCGCCGCAACCACTGCGGCGAGTCCATCAGCGAGCTTTTCGTCTGA
- a CDS encoding TldD/PmbA family protein produces the protein MTPLDLRDEAQRAVEWVRGRAGAPAAEVYLYRGESRSFELRDGRPHTRQHSAELGMGLRLFAGGRMGFASAGGLGADVLPRLYELAASQLRLLPVDEHRALPVPSKEAPGAPKALEDPSIMEGPLSAQEPRLRELQEKVLGADKRIRKILEAAYGEGRSEVAIASSAGLLSTERSTHCGVALEALAEQDGETQVGSGSRSARRVDALDFGRAAEEAVQRTTALLGSKRVPTRRRAVLFDPWAAGEILDLLAGALSADAVQRGKSLFKGRLGQAVASPLVSLVDDPLMDGGLSSSRFDDEGLPTRRKEMLRAGELREFFYDSYTASKDARASNGCASRSGYKGLPSPGPSNFHLAPGASKRADLLSGTRDGLLVLELLGMHTADPISGEFSVGVGGLAVEDGKLTHGVKGAMLSGNLLDLLGRVDAVADDLVFYGSLAAPTFRVADLMVAG, from the coding sequence ATGACTCCCCTCGACCTGCGGGACGAAGCGCAGCGCGCGGTGGAATGGGTCCGCGGCCGCGCCGGCGCTCCCGCCGCCGAGGTCTACCTCTACCGCGGGGAGAGCCGCAGCTTCGAGCTGCGCGACGGCCGCCCGCACACGCGCCAGCATTCCGCCGAGCTCGGCATGGGCCTGCGCCTCTTCGCGGGCGGGCGCATGGGCTTCGCCTCGGCCGGCGGCCTCGGAGCGGACGTGCTCCCGCGCCTCTACGAGCTCGCCGCGAGCCAGCTCCGCCTCCTTCCCGTCGACGAGCACCGGGCTCTTCCCGTCCCCTCGAAGGAGGCCCCGGGCGCTCCGAAGGCCCTCGAGGACCCCTCGATCATGGAGGGACCGCTCTCGGCGCAGGAGCCGCGCCTGCGCGAGCTTCAGGAGAAGGTCCTGGGCGCGGACAAGCGCATCCGCAAGATCCTCGAGGCCGCCTACGGCGAGGGGCGCTCCGAGGTCGCCATCGCGAGCAGCGCCGGCCTCCTCAGCACCGAACGCTCGACCCATTGCGGGGTCGCCCTCGAGGCGCTCGCGGAGCAGGACGGCGAGACCCAGGTGGGCTCCGGCTCGCGCTCCGCCCGCCGCGTCGACGCCCTGGACTTCGGCCGGGCGGCCGAGGAGGCCGTGCAGCGCACGACCGCGCTGCTCGGCTCCAAGCGCGTCCCCACGCGCCGGCGCGCGGTGCTCTTCGATCCGTGGGCCGCGGGGGAGATCCTCGACCTCCTCGCCGGCGCGCTCTCCGCCGACGCCGTGCAGAGGGGCAAGTCTCTCTTCAAGGGACGGCTGGGACAGGCCGTCGCCAGCCCGCTGGTGAGCCTCGTCGACGACCCGCTCATGGACGGGGGGCTCTCGAGCTCCCGCTTCGACGACGAGGGGCTCCCCACCCGCCGCAAGGAGATGCTCCGCGCCGGCGAGCTCCGGGAGTTCTTCTACGATTCCTACACGGCGAGCAAGGACGCCCGGGCCTCCAACGGCTGCGCCTCGCGCTCGGGCTACAAGGGCCTGCCGAGCCCCGGCCCCTCGAACTTCCACCTCGCGCCGGGCGCCTCCAAGCGCGCCGACCTGCTCTCCGGGACCCGCGACGGGCTCCTCGTGCTGGAGCTCCTCGGCATGCACACGGCCGACCCCATCTCCGGGGAGTTCTCGGTCGGGGTCGGCGGGCTCGCCGTCGAGGACGGGAAGCTCACGCACGGGGTCAAGGGCGCGATGCTCTCGGGCAACCTCCTCGACCTCCTCGGGCGCGTCGACGCGGTCGCCGACGACCTCGTCTTCTACGGCAGTCTCGCCGCCCCGACCTTCCGCGTCGCCGACCTCATGGTGGCGGGCTGA
- a CDS encoding biotin transporter BioY, whose product MQNERTYPTLSIAVAPSAAPAVRGAEVLAFSLLIGLSAQCAVRLPFTPVPVTGQTAMVLLAGALFGARRGAAAVALYLIEGAAGMPFFASGGAGLPFLLGPTGGYLLSFPVAAFVVGLLAERGWGRGYFRAALMMLAGTAVVYGMGLYGLARFVPPGKVLALGLYPFIPGDIAKIAFSATALPLAWRFLRSRES is encoded by the coding sequence ATGCAGAACGAACGGACGTATCCGACCCTCTCGATCGCCGTCGCGCCCTCGGCCGCGCCCGCCGTCCGCGGCGCGGAAGTCCTGGCCTTCAGCCTGCTCATCGGCCTCTCCGCCCAGTGCGCGGTGCGCCTGCCCTTCACCCCGGTCCCGGTCACCGGCCAGACGGCCATGGTCCTGCTCGCCGGCGCGCTCTTCGGCGCCCGCCGCGGCGCGGCCGCCGTCGCGCTCTACCTGATCGAGGGCGCCGCGGGGATGCCCTTCTTCGCCTCGGGCGGCGCCGGCCTTCCCTTCCTGCTCGGCCCCACCGGCGGCTACCTCCTCTCCTTCCCCGTGGCCGCCTTCGTCGTGGGCCTGCTCGCCGAGCGCGGCTGGGGCCGCGGCTACTTCCGCGCGGCGCTCATGATGCTCGCGGGCACCGCGGTGGTCTACGGCATGGGCCTCTACGGACTGGCCCGCTTCGTCCCTCCGGGGAAGGTCCTCGCGCTGGGGCTCTACCCCTTCATCCCCGGGGACATCGCCAAGATCGCCTTCTCGGCGACCGCCCTGCCGCTGGCCTGGCGCTTCCTCCGAAGTCGGGAATCCTGA
- a CDS encoding Trm112 family protein, which produces MTLDPKLLEILACPACKGPLAHPSEDALDCAACRKRYPVRDGIPVMLVEEARPI; this is translated from the coding sequence ATGACTCTGGACCCGAAGCTGCTGGAGATCCTCGCCTGTCCTGCCTGCAAGGGGCCGCTCGCCCATCCCTCCGAAGACGCGCTCGACTGCGCGGCCTGCCGCAAGCGCTACCCGGTGCGCGACGGCATCCCGGTGATGCTCGTCGAAGAAGCCCGCCCGATCTGA